Genomic DNA from Neisseria lisongii:
GGCCGCTCGGTGCGTCGGCATTTTTGAGTGCCTGATGAATGGCGGTTTCGTCGCCGACCAGAATCAGATGGGCGTTTGGTTGTCGTTGCACAAAGGCAACGCAGCCGGGAATGGTAACGGCCAGTCCGGCATCGCCGCCCATGGCATCTACGGCCAGTGTAATCATGTTTTTCTCCGTCGGGTGTTTGGCGGGCTTGCGGATGGTGCGGCTGCTGAAAAGCGGCTGCACCATCCGCCCGTCTGTCCCGTTGCTGTTTTCAGACGGCCTGTGTTCGAGTAGAGGCCGTCTGAAAACGGGGTATGGTGTTTGGCTGTGTTTTGAATCGGTACAAACGCATGATTTCCATGCGGGGCGGCTGCGTGTTGCGGTATGCCCTGCATGGAACATCATTGCGGCTGCGTCAAACAGCGTATCAGTCGTGTTTTTGCGACAGTTGGTTGTGTTCGTCGATGTCCAAAGCGTCCCAAGGGTAGTTGATCCACCAGTCTTCTACGGTAATGCCGCTGAAGTAGGGGATATTTTCGGGAATTTTACCGGCTTTGGCTTTGATTTTTTCATGCAGAACGGCTACGCCGATGGTGCCGAAATCTTCTTTCATCAATTCGGTCAGGCAAAATTCCATGGTTACCCGGCTGTCGTCCACTTCATCGACGACCAATACGTTTTTGCCTTTCAGGGCTTCGGGCAACGGGTCGAGCCATTGGACTTTTTTGACTTCCTCGGTAACCTGACCTTCATTGTCGCTGTCGTAATAAGCGGTGGTTACGGCATAAATCGGGATTTCCAGAAAGCAGCGCAACATGCGTGCGGGAATGAATCCGCCGCCGCCGATGGCAATCATGGCATCGTATTTTACGCCCGATTGTTGGATTTTTTCGGCAAGGCCTTTAATGACACGGTGGATTTCGTCGTAGGTGTACCAGATTTTTTTCTTCATAATGGTTTATCCGTTTCCGCTTTGCTGGGGAAAATGCGGGACGCAATGTCTGAATGATGAAAAATGCGGTACGGGCAAAGGTATGCGGCGTACCGTTTGCAGGTTTGAAATGTATCGGCGCTGGGGCATTGTTCCGCATCGGTTTGCGGTGTAACAAATGCGCCCGACGCTATACAAAAAAGCCAGCATTGCTCCGGCAATATTCTGGCTTTTCAGTCGGTCGAATAAAATTATTCGCCTTTGGCTTTCACCACTTTGCGGCCGCGGTACATACCGTTAGGCGAAATGTGGTGCGGGCGGTGTACTTCGCCGGTGGTGCTGTCGATAGACAGAGAAGGCGCAGTCAGGGCATCGTGTGAACGGTGCATACCGCGTTTTGAAGGGGATTTTTTGTTTTGTTGAACGGCCATTTCAAGCTCCTAAATAAAAATACGGTGTCCTAATTTCCGCTGCTTTTCAAACCTGCCAAAACAGCGAAGGGGTTGGGTTTGTCCCGATTGACCTCATTCAGCGCCCGGTTGCCGCAGTCTTCGTGGCGTGGAGAAAACGGCAAGGCCATCAGGATTTGGTCTTCGATCAGTTGGCGCACGTCCAGCGTTTTCTCAATCACCATGCCTTCCAATTCCTCATCGGAGAGCATGGCTTCGTCGAGCTTTTCCTCATTGTCGAACAATACAATGCGGCCGGCTTCATTGAGCGAAAACGGCATCGGCTGAATACACCTTTGGCAAGTCAAAGGCATCTCGCCGGTGAGTTCCAAATCCAAAAACAGCCGCTGCAGATTATCCCTTCCGCCCTTGAGGGTGAAAGAAACGGTGCTGTTTTTATCGGCCGGAAATTCGTGCGACCAAACACGTTCGTCCAGCTCGGAAAGCATGAAACTGCCTTGCAGAATCTGCTTTTCGGCGGCAAACGTTTCGGGTTCAATCAAATTAGGGTCTAACATAAACCGAGTATGATATAATTTCAGCAGGTTATCGTCAATGTTTTTTAAGCAAATGAGTATGAAACTGCCTTTGGTTTTAGGATCGAGTTCGGTTTTCCGCCGTGCGCAGCTCGAGCGTTTGGGTGTCGTTTTTCAGACGGCTTCGCCCGATTTCGATGAAACGCCGCTTGCGGGCGAAACCGCAGCAGATACGGCGTTGC
This window encodes:
- a CDS encoding phosphoribosyltransferase; the encoded protein is MKKKIWYTYDEIHRVIKGLAEKIQQSGVKYDAMIAIGGGGFIPARMLRCFLEIPIYAVTTAYYDSDNEGQVTEEVKKVQWLDPLPEALKGKNVLVVDEVDDSRVTMEFCLTELMKEDFGTIGVAVLHEKIKAKAGKIPENIPYFSGITVEDWWINYPWDALDIDEHNQLSQKHD
- the rpmF gene encoding 50S ribosomal protein L32, with amino-acid sequence MAVQQNKKSPSKRGMHRSHDALTAPSLSIDSTTGEVHRPHHISPNGMYRGRKVVKAKGE
- a CDS encoding YceD family protein, with product MLDPNLIEPETFAAEKQILQGSFMLSELDERVWSHEFPADKNSTVSFTLKGGRDNLQRLFLDLELTGEMPLTCQRCIQPMPFSLNEAGRIVLFDNEEKLDEAMLSDEELEGMVIEKTLDVRQLIEDQILMALPFSPRHEDCGNRALNEVNRDKPNPFAVLAGLKSSGN